The stretch of DNA aagaggaaaaaaaataattcaacaagTAAATTATAGAAAGGATTCACGATTACAAGTAGACACCTTAGTGCAATGGCAAACACATTTATTATgtttgtatatattattatgataattttttttaatgaaaagttAACAGTTTTCAGTGTTACAATCAAATAACAAACTTACCCGCCCGGCATGGCCCTCAAGAACTGCTGCAACAACTGTAGCACAAGCTCCAGTTCCACAGGCAAGAGTTGCTCCTGCACATAAACagttaaaacaacaaaaaatgagCTTCCACACACAAAATGAGAGTCACCTTAGACTTACCCTAACCACGCAAATACCAATCAGACACAGCCTGGAATTAAGATGTTCTAACCTGCTCCACGCTCCCAAACACGCATCTTCAGGTGTGAATCAGAAAGAACTTGCACAAACTCTGACATTAAATCACAAGACAATAAGAGTGAGGAATTGCAACAGAATAACAGTGATGATCCACTCACgcatcatttaggtcatttgggtCAAGTTCAATGAATTACAATTTAGAACATTAGGGGTTGAAAATCTGGTAGACAATATGCTGGGGGAATGAACAACACATCAAAGCTAGAGacaaattgaattaaaattgtatgcCTTGAACAAGGGCAAGGCACAGGCACCCCAACCAAAGCTTTGCTAGACATACCGTCTCCGACCTAGTCCCACAAGCATTAAATTTACTAGCTACAAGTCAGTAAATAGTCATCGTGACAGAATGCGCAATAGAACATAATGCCCAGAAGACCAAGgacacaaaacaaaacaaaaattccaTGCATCCAAAATGAAAATTTGAGAGAGTGGGTATGggataaatattataatgagGTTGACAGCCATATTCCAATCATAAAAGTAGACTAATCTGACCTGTGTTAGTTCGTGCGGGAAACATCTCATGATGTTCAAATTTTGGGCCAATTTCGGCTAGCTTCAGTTCATCAACAAGCAAGTTCTGTTGCAATAAGGATGAAAACAGATAAGACATGTGGCAAagcagatttttttttttaaggttttGTAGGTTGAAAGTACGAAGATAAAAGCAGACATTTGAATATGTGATTTAAAATATACcagttaaacaaaaaataataattcagaggcgttttatttcttttgataTAAATGGTTAGACATTCAATTGTTTTGTGACAATGTCTTTGTATATTGTATCTGTATGTAATATCATCTTATTGATAAATGTCTTTTCTTCCTACTCCTACATAATGTTTGAAGTCCTTTAAATAGATCCAGAATGCTTTGTAATATGTACAAGGTAATCGTAACTTTGAAATAGTTATTGTATGACAAGAATAATGACCTGAATTCCTTTTCTACTGAAGGTTACACAGTGTGGATTTCCCATGCTAACACAAGTCACATTCCAGATAACTCCATCAACATCAATCTCTGATTTAACAACAGCATGATCCTTATTTGGAGACAATTTAGTAGGCACATCTGATGCTTTAAGAATTGGTTCCCCCATATCAACTCTGACCTGAATCAATTTGTATTATCATTTCATCAAGCTAAAGAAGTAGAAGTAGAACTAATTTCTTTTTGACATTAAACCACTTGAGGACTTCATAAGAGTACATAAAATGGCACCTACGAAGCACCATGTTGATGCTTTTGAACAAACATCGCAGTGTCAAAAAGTAAATTGCAGATATTTGCTGCATATAAGAATAGGAACATACATTTCCGTCCTCCAAGACTTCAGGAACAATCTTCCCAGCACCAGTGTGTATGGTGAAACTACAACATACAAAAATACAATGTAAGAAGATATTTCAATAATATCTATAATGACTGCGAAACTATTAGGTCACGGTAATAAAATCACCAACCAATTCATATCATTATTGGTTCCATCTAAACAAGAAATTTTTGTCTGCGAAAATTAAATGTTTTCGAAAAAACTGCCCTAAAACCACAATACCGGAAGCAACAAGATACAAAAAGCAAAACAGTAAGAGTTTATGGAAAATGATCATACCTGTGCCTCCCATGTAAACTCTCAAGCTGAGAAACGAATTTAGCAAAACATCGCACTCCATTGCCACACATCTAAGGAAGAAAAGTGTGAatcaaagaaaaagaacaaaCTTGTCAGTTAATCACACGGTATGTAACTGAACAAATATATTTGTAAGAAAAATGAATCACCTCAGGCTCACTACCATCAGAATTGAAAATCCTCATTGTATAGTCAGTGCCATTGATACCAGGCAAGACAAAAATAACTCCATCAGCACCAACACCAAAGTTACGATCGCAGAGTTGCACAGCTTTCTCTGAACTAATCTTTGGCTCGGAAGAGTCTCTATTATCGATCTATTCATAAGACAAATTATCGTCAAAACTTAGATTTTTGCTATAATATAGTAGATACACCACTTTTTCTCTAGTTGCACACGGCCTGTTTTTAAACAAAAGGAATTGACCAATTTACCCTTTTACTCTGAGGGTGAATTCGCAAGGTTTGCGTGGCTCGAAAGAGTCTCCATTATCAATCTATTCAAATAAACGTTTACTAAAATTTGAATGCAACTCAATTTCATTTGAGGGACAAATTAGTCCCAGATGGAGTAAAAGAGGGACTACGTACTCATATAAAAATTTTAGGGATTAATTTCTCGGGACTAAATTTGGTGGCATTGAAATTGTGAGgaataaattgtttatttgaGTATTTGATGGAGGAACGAGTGTGGAACGTGGTACTCACCAAAACGAAGTCGTTTCCGAGGCCGTGATACTTAGCGAAATGGAGAAATCCAGTCTCGTTTTGGTGAAGGAAGGAAATGGAGGAAGTCGTTGTTTTAACGGGAGATTCAGTTGTCATGGAAGAGGAAGCAACGAGGCGGAAATTATTAGGGTATTGAAAAGTGCGTTGTGGAGAAGCCAAAATGGATCGGGAAGAAGGGATAAAGAAATTCACGGAACCAAGAGAGCGATGAGTACTAGGTGATGTAATTGGAACTGAAATGGTGGCGGTTATGGCCATCGGTTCACTTTCGAATGATGGCGGCTACGGTTATGTGAATCTCTCTTGTTCACTCGTTTTGATTTTGATACTGCGGCGTGATGCGGCGGCTGAGGAGTGAATATATCGACTGTGGGTATTTTAATTCGTAGGATACATAAATGGAAGGTTTCGGGGGCTTCCTTAATTCCTTAACTAATAAATTGGAGTTTGATTTCCTCAATTACTTCACATGCCATTTATggtgtgaaaaatattttaattattaatttttttttcttcataatattTGAAAGGATCTCAACTCAATAAATTTGGGTaaagtaatatttttgttatttaaacaTGCAAAGTGTTGTTATTTTTGTATTAAGTCAAAAAATTAGTAAATCACTTGttcaaatgttttaattttgacgGAAACTTTTAGTATCACATGTGTAACTAAGTAAATAAGGATCACAAAAAATGACAACAAAAAACACTaacttgacaaaaaaaaaaaatacacttcaAAACATTTTCTTGACTTTACTCATCATTCCACTGCTGACTATTCTTTGTTTATTAAATCCACCGGGGATCAATCGACTGTTTTACTTGTTTATGTAGACGACATTGTCCTTATAGATCATTTAGCTTGTTAAAAATTTTCTGCATTCTAAATTTAGAATCAAAGATCTGGGTTCtctaagatattttcttggaaTAGAGGTTGCTAGATCTCCCTCTGGCATTCTTCTAGATCATAGAAAATATACTCTTAAATTGTTGAATGACATAGGCATTCTAGCAACCAAACCACCCTCTACTCCCTATGATTCATCCTTAAACTTAAATTATTCTGATTCACCATTATATGAGGATGAATCACAGCTTATGAGGCTTATTGGAAGGTTGCTATATTTAACTACTACTAGACTTGACATAGCTTTTACTGTACAACAGCTAAGTCAGCATGTATCTAGTCCTAGACAAGTTCATTTTAAGGCTGCTGCTAGCATCTTCCATTATTTGAAATCTTGTCCAGCCAAAAGCCTTTTTTATTCTACTAAGACTGACTTGTGTTTATCTGGTTTTGAAGATTCTGATTGGGCCACTTGTCCCACAACTCAAAGGTCTGTCACAGGTTATGCAGTTTTCCTAGGAACTTCACTCATCTCATGGAAGTCCAAGAAGCAAACCACTGTCTCCAGATCAAGCTCAGAAGCAGAATATCATGCATTAGCCAGCCTGTCGTGTGAAATTAAGTGGCTTCATTACATTTTTTGAGACCTTCACATCACTTTTCAAACACCTACTTCTGTTTATTGTGACAATCATTCAACAATTCTCTTGACTCATAATCCCACATTCCATGACCGTACAAAACACATCGAGATAGATTGCCACATTATTAGAGAGAAAATTGATCTTGGCATCATCAAATTGTTTCCAATTGCATTTGCTGACCAACTTGCTGATCTGCTCACTGAGCCTTTATTCAAACCAACCTTTGAGTGTCTTGTGTCCAAGCTTGTCCTACTTGATGTGCATCGTCCAGCTTGTGGTGTATTAAGCATAGTTACTTAGTTCTTATTATGTTTTCCTTTATCTGTTTTATCTACAACATATTAGCTAGTGTTTAGGCTTAGTTAGTTATCTTAGAATTAGTTAGTTAGTCTTTTTCCATTCATTATATAAGCTCATGTTGAGACTTATATTTGTTAAGTTGTATTTTCCTTTTCCATTCTTCAAAATATGATGAAGTATTATTCAGTAAAAACTCTTTCTTCTCTAAACTGATAAACTTTGATAACATTGTTATAAACTACACGGCTCTAtgttggttaaaaaaaaaaactaaaaggctctatgattttaaaaaaagtacacATTAATTTCCCTACTATATCTAGTATTATGTCATTTGTACTACTATTTCTATCCTCACTGAATACATGATTCAATATCCATGTTGTGTTGTAGAATGCTTCTTGAACATGATGTGCCTTGATACAACTTTTACTTCACTTTGTTAAATTAAACAATGATTCTATACTTCTTATCATTTCATCAAATTAACTAACATGAACATATGCCTATGATTTAAGTTTCTGAAGGTTCTGCCTCATTGTTTTCTTCAGCTGCTGCTGCTGGTGGCGGCGGCAGCGGAGTACTGCTAGATGACCCTATACCATCAGGATTTTTTGCTAGGTGACTATATCTCTCAAGCACCCTATCTTTGTTTCTGTTCCACCACTCTTCGGCTTGATGTTCATGGAACCTTCGTTTActgtattataaaaatataaaacatcaaACAATGAAATGTCAAGGTGGGATGAATAGAAAAAAAGCAATAACTTGAGTGACATAGAAAACCTTTTCAGATAATCAAATGAGAATCATAAAGATACGCATGCTAATATAATCTAAAGAATTCACAAATTTATATTCATTAGAGAACTTTTGGGTTAACGACTTATTTAAACACTTATTATATAAATGcttatgtataagttatttttatcatCAAAGAGTGTGTAAGGGAAAACTACGTGTAATTTCTATGTTTGTTGTTTTTATAAGCTGTTATGAGGAGCTTAAGAAATTATGCTGAAAACAGCTTATGTGCTTGTTATAAGCTATTTTAAACACTTATAAGTACTAATTATGATAAGATAACCCAAAATAGTGTATTTGGGCAAACAACATAATTAAGCTTTTATTGTATATGAGTTTATATTTAAGACATTTCTGTAATTGAAGATGGAATGTGGTTATTCATACAAGTTTTAAGCTGTTTTTATACGTTATCTTGGAGAGCTAATtgaaataagttgaaaacaacTATAAACACATCAtaagttattttcataaaatctCTGACACATATGTTTGTGCTTGTGTTATGACATAAgcttaaataaaaagtaaataaaatttgttggATGGACAAGTAATTGTAGTACCTGAATCTAACACGTTTGAAACTTCTGATCCCACTAGGCTTTACTACTAGTGTCACATAAACACCAGGTTCAAACTGTTCAATAATTTGTGCTTCTCCTTCTCTCCCTGATCCTGAAGGGTGAGATGATCTCAAATCATTTTCGGAGCTTTGTGGCGCCGCCGCCGTTGCTTCAGTATTGGATGAAGAAGATGGATTGCTTTCTTGAATTACATTTCCTATATCTTGGGATGAGTTAACTGCTGCTGcagaatcattattattttcttctattATTTGTTCATTCAATTTACAAGAACCTTTGTTTGAAACAGCTTCACTTTGTTGCTCAGAGTCCAAGTTGGATGGTATAATTGatgtttcagattttgaattttgttgtaGAAAATTTTCAGCTTCAGTAACCATGTTTCTGAATTTTTCACCCTCTAAAACTTCTGGTGGCAATTGCTCAGACATTTCCTTCAACTGTATAAAATCATAGGAAAGTTTAGTTTGTCTTCTTGAATTATTTCTCATTTAAGAATTTGAGTACATAATAGATCTCAATACACAAGTTCAAATAAACATGATTGTAGTAgttcatcaaaaacatgatttgtattttactagcaattctttttttttttttaaaggtgtAAACCAAGTATTTTCCACGTGCAACTGCaaatattaatcatttgagACTTGTATAACCCAAATGGGCGGCAAACTCTCCCTAACAGTTTTACCGTTGCTGCATGTCCAAACTCAGGTTCGGACCCGCCAGCTTAGGACCTTGGATAAGCAAGGTGAGACCTGTGCATTTATATCCTTATTTAGCAGTTCACGCCTTTATTTTCTCACTCTAGGTTTTCAAAATCCTTTCCTAGTGTCAACAATTCATTTATAATTGTCCCTCTATCATAAAGTCATTGTCATatttgcaaaaaatatttgatataattgTCACTTTTGATTTTCAATACAACTATAATTACTTTATTCCAATTGTAGCCTTTAATTAATGTTGTGTGCACCATTAAGTTATTGTTCTTCACTTTGCATTTATGATAATGAAAATAAACCAATAGTTGATGTGtgtagtttgataaaataactGTTCTCTTTCATTCATTTATCATATTTCCTTCATTTGTGTGAAAAGTTTAACTGCGACGATTATTTTAGGATAAAGAAAGTATCTTATGAAAATATTGTAGATTTAGATagaatggttttttttttaagaatagaCAGAATAGTTTTAAACCTTatcaccaaaaaaaaaagaatagttTTAAACCAGCATATGATTTGTTTcgttttttaatttacaaagagtgatttgtttctttttcttaaaaaaaatagtgatatagagatataaaataatagataCTATGCATTAATATATAGTGAAGATTTTCTTGGTTGAGATTATATAGTACAAGTGATTTGATTATTGTTGATTAGTGATTTTTagtataaatatgtaatatgaATGATTGGTGGACAAAGACTATTCTCCTtgtattttttctctctcaaacCTTGAATAAAGAGCACTCTGAGAAGTCTTGAGTTTATCTCAGCATCAACATAGAAAGGTAAcacaatatcataattttttatatattactaAATCAATAAGAAAATACATTCGTAAGAGTTGTAACTCTATATTCTCACACTTCCGGTTTCTATTGCTACTACAGCACGATCTTTTTCAGCTATGAATATCATCAAGACTACGCTTTGCAAGAAGATGGAAGATGAGTTTTTAAATGATTGTTTATTAGTATACATTGAAAGTAGAATTGCTAAAATGTTTAGTATAGATGATTTTCGTGACATGCAAGAGAGACATTCTATATTTTGATATAGATCCAGGTATAATTAATGTGTGAAACTTTTAAGTATGAGTGTTCtctaataaatttgataaatatatatttgttagatACATTTTTTACTTATATGGTGAGCACCTCAAGCTGTCCAACCCTGCATCCGCCCCTGCTTACATGATTTTGGATTCTCATTTCATTTATCATTGTTTTAGATATAgccttgaaatataaaaaaatgaagatacCTGAACTATCATGGTCTCAAAATATTCTTTGGATGCTTTATGTTTAGAAGATTCTTCTGCAGCCAATGAGGCGACATCCTGAATATTTTTCTGTAGCTTTTGAATTTCCATGTTACTTCTCTGCTTCAAAATTCGATTCTACATAAAAAGAATTTTCATAAACTTATCAATTGTGACATATGAGTTTTCTAAGAGAATTACACCAGAAAAAGCAAGAGTGTTGTAAATCTACTTGGTTCTGCAATTTTGAGACTTCTTGGTTCAAAAGCTCATTTGTTTTCTTCAAACTATCAATAAGACTTCTTGAAAAACCCGGACTGTTAGAACGCGGTGGACTTGGCCTTCTTGCATATGGAGATACTGATCTTGAATTGAGTGGTGGAGTTGATGGTGGAGTTGGAGATATAGCAGGCTTCAGACCATTTTGAATTGAGCTTGTTGAACTTGGAAATGAAATGtctttcatttgtgttattgatgGAATTTGTGAAGTTGGTAGCATGTTTCCAAGCATATTAGTTCTCATTTCGAGATATTTTAGAGGTTCTGAGAAAGGCGGAAAAAGAATTTTTGTAGACCTTATTTCTCCTTGGCCGAATAATCTTTCCCTTGCATCGATAGAACTGCGAGCTTGCGTCGTAACTTTTCTAATAAGATGGGAACCTGCATTTGCCTCAACAGCTTTAAGTTTAGTGTAGCAAGAATCACATACACGGTGAGGCTTTCCTGGTGTCGGAGCCAATGCCGCTTTCATAACTTTTCTTGAACTACAACCATGACAATGGACTAATCCGCAATTATAACAATTATGCCTTTTTCTAGTAAAACCAAACGGCTGTCGACAACCGGTGCAAGCGGATTGGTCAACTCCAGAAACCCACTTATGAatacatatgcaagaagtaAAGCTTGAGCCAcaagaaatatttttgacatgCCTTTCTTTCAAGGCTTCTACCAATGTTGGTGTTTTTCTATCATCTATATCTCCATGTCCTAATCTTCCATTTGCACCTTTACCCCAAGTAAACAATTCACTCCTTGATGTCAAAGCAGCAATATGATGAGCTCCACATGATATTTCCTCAACAAATTCATCCACCAACTTGCCCTGTACTAGTACAGGTATTTTTCCGTCGGATAACGAATTTCCTAGTTGACCGTTTTCGGCGCCTCCCATAGTAAATAAATGTCCGGAAGTAGTTAAAGCAACAGTCATAGTGTGTCCACATGCAATTTGGTGGAAATTATATTCAATCAATGCCGATACACAAGTAGGTTGAAGATATGTTTCCTTGTTTCCGTGTCCTAACCGATATTTATCACCGTCTCCCCAAGTGAAGAGCTTTCTAGATGAAACATTTGAACCGGATTGAAAAGTAACCTCTACAATAGCTGCAGTATGCCATACTCCACATGCAACCTTAATAGTCTTCAATCCACTTAACAATTGTACCTCTTTTGGATATGAAACACTCTCTCTATTTCCATGACCTAACACACCAAATGTTCCATCACCAAATGTAAAAAGTTTTCCATTAGAAGTTGCCAATGCTGAATGCCATGTACCACATGCAATAGATGTAACTTGAAGTCCTTCCAAAGGACCACTAACCCTCTTGGGTATCCAATGACTAACATCTGTACCGTGTCCAAGAAGTCCTACATTATATCTACCATCACCCCATGAGAAAAGATCATCTGATATCGATACGGCACACGTATGATTCTCTCCGCACGCAACACTCTCCACATTAGTAACTGCTAGAAACTCGACAAGTTGAGGCCGGCCGAAGTCTTTATCCATTCCATGACCGAGTCTGCCACCGGACTCCTCTCCCCAAGTGAAAACTTCTCCTTGCCTAGTAACTAAAGCCATGTGACGCACACCGGATGCAATTTGTTGAACATCGAGAACGACACTCGACTCTAAAGGCTTAGGAACCAATACATCTGTGGTGGAAGGGAATTGAGTGACACTTCCATCAGATGAAACACCATCAGCCCAAACTTCTCCCCATATATAAACATCTCCTAGTGACTCTATGTCATCGGGTCCTGATCCTACACTTGAACAGCTAGGTGTACTTGACACACTAACCCGAAAACCATCTCCAATACTTGTCCTTGGTTGCATATTTGTATGATCTAACCCTACATTTGGATTTGTCCCACACGATGAAGCTGAATCAGTCGAGACCCTACCACTACCACGGTTAATGCTTGTTGCAAACTCTAATGCTACACCGAAAGGGTGATCATTTGGAATAAAATCAATACCACTCTgaaaccaaaatttataaactacATTAGTTTCATGCTCACAAAAATATAGACTAGTAAAAAATGATCACTAAGTGAAATAACACATTTATGGTGTTCACTTTCCATGTATAAATATAACCATCTTAGAAGACTTGCATTTCACAAGATGGATTTTCCTAGTGCATAATCTAAAAAAACTAAGTAAAATTACTGCAGTTAAATGCTTAATGATTTAAGCTGTTACAATTTCCAACTTCTGataatgattttcaaatataCTATCCTACACATTTCACATTCTTCGAAGTGTTCAATGAAATCATATACATGAATGCCTATGTTTGAATGTGACAAGAAACTAATggcatgaaaagaaaaaaatcgaaTGACCAGTGTCTGTCTGTGTCAGAGCTTCACTGATAGAAACTAAACAGTACGAAAATGATCATTCAAAGAGTTCAAGTTAAAACGTACATTTGATAATTCACTTCTAGTAAGCCTATTATGTCTTCCAGTGGAAACTAATTCTTTAAGCCCTGCAAACCATACCTCTGCCTCAGCTTTGTCCTTGCATATCTATAAATAAGAGAAAGAATCACCATATTCAAAAATTTCGTCAAATTGAGAAATTCGAATGCACTATCAATTACGTTTTCTAACCAGATCAAGTGTCCGCTCTCCGTTATTATAaacaagtgaaaatgaaagatAATCCTTTTCTGGTTGCAAATATCTTCTAAATACAGCCTGCAGATAAATGATCGTAAAAAACATGAGAAACCTTCATGAGATTGAAAACATGGCCATGAACATCAACTAACATCCGACGAAGTATTCAACTTACAGTTCTTTGTCCAGGTATAATACGTGAAATTGAAGATAGTTTCAGTGTCCTTTCCCTTTTATGAGAAATCCAAATCAGTGTTGTTTCATCCTGTTAATGccactaaatatgaaattaGTTAGAGATAGTAAATGCACCATACACATGTTGCCTAGTCTAAAGATTGGAATATGCATGTAACATGTTTAATGGATACACTAAAACTTTTGATCTAGATTCAAAAGTCACGGTGGATCTCGAATAATCTGAGTCGAGCTAAATTTAATTCATAACTCGTAGGTAAAATCTCACCAAGGAGAGTCTGAAAGGGCAAACTTTTGGCTTGGCTTTTCGGCTGTACTTTATTAACTGAGTTCCTTTCTTCAAAGTAAAGAGTGCCTTCAAAAAGAGTTGAAATAGACATCAAATTCTAGTTGTTAAAGCATCTAACTAAAGAAATGTAATCAATCCTTCATTTCTCtaaaaaataacatcaacaaatTAGAGATATTTCTAAAGTATTTTCAataatgaaacaaataaattgCAATCAAAGTAACCCTTatacaacacaacaacaaccaagcTTTTTCCCACTAAATAAGTTCAACTACATGGATCAAACGACGCCATAACGTTCTATCATATAGCATATCTCATTCCAGCTCATTAATCTCTAGGTCTTTCTTAATAGTTTCTCTTATAGTTTTCCTAGGTCTTCCTCTGTCTCTAACGATTTGACGATCCTCCATTTGATCTACTCTCCTCACTACATAATCTACAGTCTCCTATCCACCTAAGCCGAATTTCTACCATCTTTTCTACTATAGGTGTTATCTCAACTCTCACTCTAATATTGTCATTCTTAATCCTATCCTCTCTCGTCTTTCCACACATCTAACATTCACATCTCTGCTACATTTATTTTAACATCATGTTGGTGTTTTATTGCCCAACATTCTGTCCCATATAACAATCGAGAAACCCTTATCTTTGGCCAAATTTATTTTAGGCAAAAATTGTAATGCACCTACCCATCA from Cicer arietinum cultivar CDC Frontier isolate Library 1 chromosome 3, Cicar.CDCFrontier_v2.0, whole genome shotgun sequence encodes:
- the LOC101515739 gene encoding PH, RCC1 and FYVE domains-containing protein 1; translated protein: MADPASNGGLERDIEQALFTLKKGTQLIKYSRKAKPKVCPFRLSLDETTLIWISHKRERTLKLSSISRIIPGQRTAVFRRYLQPEKDYLSFSLVYNNGERTLDLICKDKAEAEVWFAGLKELVSTGRHNRLTRSELSNSGIDFIPNDHPFGVALEFATSINRGSGRVSTDSASSCGTNPNVGLDHTNMQPRTSIGDGFRVSVSSTPSCSSVGSGPDDIESLGDVYIWGEVWADGVSSDGSVTQFPSTTDVLVPKPLESSVVLDVQQIASGVRHMALVTRQGEVFTWGEESGGRLGHGMDKDFGRPQLVEFLAVTNVESVACGENHTCAVSISDDLFSWGDGRYNVGLLGHGTDVSHWIPKRVSGPLEGLQVTSIACGTWHSALATSNGKLFTFGDGTFGVLGHGNRESVSYPKEVQLLSGLKTIKVACGVWHTAAIVEVTFQSGSNVSSRKLFTWGDGDKYRLGHGNKETYLQPTCVSALIEYNFHQIACGHTMTVALTTSGHLFTMGGAENGQLGNSLSDGKIPVLVQGKLVDEFVEEISCGAHHIAALTSRSELFTWGKGANGRLGHGDIDDRKTPTLVEALKERHVKNISCGSSFTSCICIHKWVSGVDQSACTGCRQPFGFTRKRHNCYNCGLVHCHGCSSRKVMKAALAPTPGKPHRVCDSCYTKLKAVEANAGSHLIRKVTTQARSSIDARERLFGQGEIRSTKILFPPFSEPLKYLEMRTNMLGNMLPTSQIPSITQMKDISFPSSTSSIQNGLKPAISPTPPSTPPLNSRSVSPYARRPSPPRSNSPGFSRSLIDSLKKTNELLNQEVSKLQNQNRILKQRSNMEIQKLQKNIQDVASLAAEESSKHKASKEYFETMIVQLKEMSEQLPPEVLEGEKFRNMVTEAENFLQQNSKSETSIIPSNLDSEQQSEAVSNKGSCKLNEQIIEENNNDSAAAVNSSQDIGNVIQESNPSSSSNTEATAAAPQSSENDLRSSHPSGSGREGEAQIIEQFEPGVYVTLVVKPSGIRSFKRVRFSKRRFHEHQAEEWWNRNKDRVLERYSHLAKNPDGIGSSSSTPLPPPPAAAAEENNEAEPSET
- the LOC101515404 gene encoding diaminopimelate epimerase, chloroplastic-like gives rise to the protein MAITATISVPITSPSTHRSLGSVNFFIPSSRSILASPQRTFQYPNNFRLVASSSMTTESPVKTTTSSISFLHQNETGFLHFAKYHGLGNDFVLIDNRDSSEPKISSEKAVQLCDRNFGVGADGVIFVLPGINGTDYTMRIFNSDGSEPEMCGNGVRCFAKFVSQLESLHGRHSFTIHTGAGKIVPEVLEDGNVRVDMGEPILKASDVPTKLSPNKDHAVVKSEIDVDGVIWNVTCVSMGNPHCVTFSRKGIQNLLVDELKLAEIGPKFEHHEMFPARTNTEFVQVLSDSHLKMRVWERGAGATLACGTGACATVVAAVLEGHAGRNCTVDLPGGPLQIEWKDEDNHVYMTGSADLVYYGSLPL